DNA from Amorphoplanes friuliensis DSM 7358:
CGAGGGCAAGCGCCGCGCCCGCGCCAAACGCGCCGAGAGCTAGGGGGTGTCTGGTGGATCACGGCGAGTCTGCGGCGAGGTCCAGGTTTCGCGTCGCCAGTGGGCCGGAAGGTCGCATACCGGTGTTGTATGTGGCCTTTCGGACCGCGCAGCGAGGCGGAAGCTGGGCCCGGCGCAGGCCGTCGTGATCCACCAGACACCCCCTAGGACACGAGGTCGCGCCAGAAGGTGACCGTGGGGCGGCCGGGCTCGATCGGCTTGCCGCCGAACTCCGCCTGGAAGTAGGTCGCCAGGTTCGCGCCGTAACTGATGATGTCGGTCTGCATCACCGACAGCACCGGATGCCCGGACGTGCCGTGGCCCGCGGGCAGGTAGCGGTGCGAGTACACCGGGACCAGGCGTGGCGCGATCAGCAGCAGCGGGCGGGCCATGGTGAGCGCGTCCGCCGTCGACTGCGGTTGCGGGCCCCAGCCTTCGTACCAGAAGCCGTTCTCGGCGACGTCGAAGAGCACGCCCTCGACCGGCTCGGCGAGTTTGTCGCGGAGCTGGTCGCGGTCGCCGTCGCGCCAGTCCGGCCAGCCGCGGCCGACCGGCAGACCGGCGGCGAGGAAGGCCCGGTGGTCGTCGGCGAACGAGAAGCCGAACTCCTTCTCGACCGCGTCGGCCTCCTCGTCGGTCAGCCCGGGCCGGCGGGTGAAACGGCCGTAGGAAGCAAGCACATCAGCGGCGGCGGTACCTTCATCGACCACCGGCACAGACTAGAGCGACATACGGCGATCGGTGTAGGCCTGTACTCGAACGGAGTCGCTGCGGGAGACAGCGCGGGGACGACGCGCCGGGAGCCTGCACGACCCTAACTTCCAGGGCATGACAATCACGGGAACACCAAGGAAGGGAAGGGTGGAGGCCGTGCCGCAATCGTTGCCGTGGGTCGCCGCCACTCTCACGCTCGTCGGCGTACCGGCCGGTCTGGCGATCACCGGCGGCAACGTGCAGGGTGTGATGACCGCCTGTCTGGCGATCGCGTTGGCCCTGCTGATGTTCGCGGTCCGCCGATGGCCACTCACCGTGCTCGTCGTCTCGGTCCTGAGCGTGATCGCGTTCCGGACCTCGGTGCTGATCGGGACCGGCTGGGCCTGGCCCGCGACGGCCGCGTTTGTCGCGCTCGCTCTGGCCGGGAGGATCCGGACCGCTGTTGTCGCCGGGGCGATCACCATCGCGTACGGCTTCGTCTGGGACTGGGTTGTCGAGCAGAAGTCCACCGACTGGGTGCTGGGCCACGTCGGCGGCGAGACGCTGTTCCTGGCCGCGGTGATCGCCGCTGCGGTGGCGTACCGGAACACGCGGCGGTGGCAGGACGAGGTAGCGGCGCGGCTTCAGCAGTCGTTGCACGAGCAGGAGCTCGAGGCGCTGCGCCGCCGGGCCGAGGAGCGGGTCGGCATCGCGCGCGATCTGCACGACGTCGTGTCGCACACCCTCGCCGTCGTCGGGGTGCATCTCAACGTCGCCCTGGACGCGTTCGACGACGAACCCGGCGAGGCCCGCGACGCGCTGCGTCTGGCCCAGGACGTCCGCGGCCGGGCCATGACCGACCTGAAGTCCCTGGTGGACGTGCTGCGCGAGGGCGACCGGATCGCCACCCCGGCGGCCGGCCTGGAAGGATTGGCCGGCCTGGCCGACCAGGTACGCGCAGCCGGCGTCGACGTCACGGTCACCGAGCTCGGCGACCGCTCCGAGGTGCCGGCACCCGTCGCCACGGCGGTCTACCGCGTGGTGCAGGAGTCGCTGACCAACACCGTCCGGCACGCCGGCGCCACCCGGGTTGCCGTGTCGCTGCACTACACCGCCGTGAACGTGACCGTGGAGGTCACCGACGACGGCGGCGGGAAGACCACGACCACGGAGGGCCACGGGATCATGGGTATGCGGGAACGTGTCGCCGCGCTGGGTGGAGCACTGACCGCCGGGCCGGGTCCGGGTGGCGGTTTCACGGTCCGCGCGCTGATCCCGATCGCGGCCTGACATGCCGGTCACCGTTCTGCTCGCCGATGACCAGCACCTGGTCCGGGCCGGGTTCCGCAGCCTGCTCAAGCGCGACCGCGAGATCGTGGTGGCGGGCGAGGCGTCCACGGGGGACGAGGCCGTGCGGACGGCCCGTGCGCTGCGGCCGGACATCGTGCTCATGGACATCCGGATGCCCGGGCTGGACGGGATCGAGGCGACCCGGCAGATCATGGCGGACCCGGAGCTGCGGGACTGCCGGGTGATCATCCTGACCACCTTCGAGACCGACGAGTACGTGTTCGCGGCGCTCGAGGCCGGTGCAAGTGGCTTCCTGACGAAGGAGGTCGAGCCGGAGGGTCTGCGGCACGCCGTGCGGGTGGTGGCGGCCGGTGAGGCGCTGCTCTCCCCCAGCGTCACCCGCCGGGTGGTCAAGCAGTTCGCGCACCGCCCGGCCGCCGTCCCGGGCGGTGGTGGCGAGCGTCTGGCCGCGCTGACCGCCCGTGAACGCGAGGTGGTCCAGCTGGTCGCGACCGGCCTGTCCAACGAGGACATCGCCCGCGAGCTGGTGATCAGCCCGCTCACCGCCAAGACCCACATCACCCGGGCGATCACCAAGCTCGGCGTCCGCGACCGGGTGCAGCTGGTCATCCTCGCGTACGAGGAAGGTCTGGTCGGTGGCTCGTCAGGCGCCGGCCCGGGCTAGACGCTCGGCACCCTGCTCACGGACCGCCGTGATCGCCACCGGCGGGTTGTCCCAGAGCGCCTCACCGCGGGCGTTGTGCAGAGCCAGCCACAGGCTCGCCGCCCAGGCCACCTCCAGCTCCTCGGCGGTGAAGGGCCGGCGAGCCCTCTGGTACGCGTCGAGAAACGCCTCGGAGCTCGCGATCGGCGCCAGCGTCGGCTGCGCGTGACTGGCGAAGGCGCCGCAGGCCGCACCGGCGATCGCGGCCTCGGGCAGCCAGGCCAGGCTGTCCCAGTCGTGCACGGCCCAGGGCCGGTCGCCGTGCCAGCGCAGGTTCTGGCTCTCCCAGTCGGCGTGGCCGAGGATCCGGGGCAACCGGGCCGCGACCATCCTTTCCCGTACGCGACGAGCGGCGTCCTCGATCCCGTCCGGCAGCGATCGCCCGGACCGCCTGTCTTGGTACGGGTTCGGTGGCCACAGCCCGGGCCGGTCGTGGTCCCAGCGCACCCACTCGGGGTTGGGCAGCGGCGGTTCGACGGCTCCGGGCGCGGTCCCGCCGACCTCGATGTCCTCGGCCAGCGTCACCTGCTCGGCGAGCAGCACGGCGAAGGCGGCCGCCGTGCCGGTGTTGTCATCGCGCCGCATCTCGCCACCCGGCCGCCATTCCTCGGCGTGCACGGCGAGCCCTTCGTGCACGGTGACCCCGGTCAGCGGGGCGGCGCAGGGGAAGCCCTGAAGGGCGAGGGAACGCTGGACCTCGACACAGGTGGCCTCGCGGCCGTTCTGGCCGGGGCGGGCCTTGACGGCGATCTCGCGGCCGTCGGCCAGGCGCAGACCCAGCACCTCGGACATGTGCTCGGAGCGGTGCAGCAGGGCGACGGGCTCCGCGCCGAGGTGTTCGCGGCACCAGCGCGAGGTCCAGGAGGGAAGGTCCATCGTGTCAGCTTAACCGCACACGTTCGAACATGGATCGAGGCGCAATCGATCATGGCGGGGCACCCCGCAGGTCGACCTTATGGCAGGTTCGCGCCCGTTTGCAAGGGGTTCCGCGGCCCGAGCTGACATCGATGTCAATCATGGGCGATCGTGTTCGGTAGAACCCTTGCATATCGAGAGACTTAGACGTGACGATGTGTCGCGGAGGTTTCCTGCGTACCGCCACACAGCCCCGAGAAGGAGACGGCATGCACCGGCCACGATGGGGTGTCGCCCTGTTATCCGTCACATTGATCGCGACGGCCGCGTCCGTCGCCACGGGCGGCAGCGCCCTGGCGGCCGCGGCGGAGTCGTTCACCTCGTCGTTCGAGACCGGCGAACCACAGCCGACGTGGACCGACACGGTCGACGCGGACGCCGGAAGCGAGGGTGTGGACGGCACCGTCGTCGTCGGCATGCCGGGCAGCCTGCGCAGCCACGTCACGGCCATCGCCGTCAACGCGCAGCCGAACAGCAGCGAGGGCGCCAACAACCTCAACGACGGCGACTCGGCCACCAAGTGGCTGGTCGACACCCCGACGAGCTGGGCGCAGTACACACTCGACGCCCCCGCCGAGGTCATCAAGTACGCCCTGACGTCCGCCAACGACTCCCCCGAGCGGGACCCGCGGGACTGGACCCTGCAGGGTTCCACCGACGGTGAGACCTGGACGACGGTCGACACGCAGACCGGGCAGACGTTCACCGAGCGGTTCCAGACCAAGACCTACACGGTCGCCGACCCGGCCTCGTTCCCGATCTACCGGCTGAACATCACCGGGCATCCGTCGGGCAACCTCACACAGCTGGCCGAGCTCGAGCTCGCCGACGCCAACGTCACCGCGCCGCCGACCGGCCCGATGCAGAGCCGGCTCGGCAACGGGCCCGCCAGCTCCCCCACCGCCAAGGCGGGCGTGGGTTACACCGGGCTCAAGGCGTTCCAGATCGCCGGCCGGCACACCGCCGAGGGCCGCGGTTACTCGAACAACAAGGTCTTCGACGTCGATGTGGCCGTGACCGACCGGACCGAGCTCTCCTACCTGGTCTTCCCCGAGTTCAACCGCGAGGACCTGTCGAACCCCGCCACGTACACCGCGGTCGACCTCGCGTTCACCGACGGCACCTACCTGTCGGACCTGAAGGCGCTCGACCAGAACGGCATCGTGGTCAGTGCGCCCGCGCAGGGCGCGTCCAAGACGCTCTACACCGCGCAGTGGAACAAGCGCACCTCGCTGATCGGCTCGGTCGCCGCCGGCAAGACCATCGACCGCATCCTGGTCAGCTACGACAAGCCGTCCGGCCCCACGACCTTCCGGTCCTGGTTCGACGACATCTCCATCGCCGAGGTCGCACCGGTCAAGCCCAAGGCACACCTCTCCGAGTACGCGGAGACGCGCCGCGGCACCCAGTCCTCGGGCGACTTCTCCCGCGGCAACAACTTCCCCGCCACGGCAGTGCCGCACGGCTTCAACTTCTGGACCCCGGTGACCAACGCCGGCACCACCAGCTGGCTGTACGAGTACCACCGGGCGAACAACGCGGCGAACCGGCCGACCCTGCAGGCGTTCTCCACCAGCCACGAGCCCAGCCCGTGGATGGGTGACCGGCAGACGTTCCAGGTCATGCCGAGCGCGGCTGCGGGCGTACCGGATGCGAACCGGGCGAATCGCGCGCTGGCCTTCGGTCACGAGAACGAGGTGGCGAAGCCCTATTACTACGGGGTGACGTTCGACAACGGGCTCAAGACCGAGTTCGCGCCGACCGACCACGCGGCGCTGTTCCAGTTCACGTTCACCGGTGACAGCTCGAACCTCATCCTGGACAACGTCAACAACAACGCGGGCCTGACCATCGACGCGGCGAACAACGCCGTCTCGGGCTGGTCGGACGTCAACAGCGGCGGCCTCTCCGCCGGCTTCACCCGCATGTTCATGTACGCCACGGTCGACGCCCCGATCGCGTCGAGCGGCTCGCTGGCCAGCGGCAACCGGCCGTCGACGGGCTACCTGAAGTTCGACACGACCACGAACAAGACCGTGCAGATGCGGATCGCGACCTCGCTGATCAGCGTGGCTCAGGCGAAGAAGAACCTGGACCTGGAGATCGCGGCCGACGCCACCCTCGCCTCGGTGCGGGACAAGGCGCAGTCGCTGTGGGACGCCAAGATGCACACCGTCGAGGTCGAGGGTGCGTCCGAGGACCAACTGACCACGCTCTACTCGAACCTCTACCGGCTGTTCCTCTACCCGAACTCCGCCTACGAGAACACCGGCACCAACGAGGCACCGGTCTACCGGCACACCGTGCAGTCCGCGGTGACCAGCCCGGGCAGCACACCGACCGAGACCGGCGCACCGATCAAGGACGGCAAGGTCTACGTCAACAACGGCTTCTGGGACACCTACCGGACGACGTGGCCGGCGTACTCGCTGCTCACGCCCAAGGAAGCCGGCGAGATGGTGGACGGCTTCGTCCAGCAGTACCGGGACGGCGGCTGGATCTCCCGCTGGTCGTCACCGGGCTACGCGAACCTGATGGTCGGCACCAGCTCCGACGTTGCTTTTGCGGACGCGTACCTGAAGGGTGTCCCGGGCATCGACGCCGAGACGGCCTATCTGGCTGCGCTCAAGAACGCGACGGTCACACCGCCGAACCAGAACGTCGGCCGGAAGGGCCTGTCCAGCTCGATCTTCAAGGGCTACACGCCGAGCGACGCGACCGGCGAGGCCATGTCGTGGGCCATGGACGGGTACATCAACGACTTCGGCATCGCGAACATGGCCGAGGCGCTGGCGAAGAAGGGCGGCCCGAAGGCGAAGGACTACGCCGAGCAGGCCGAGTACTTCCGCAACCGGGCGCTCAACTACGTCAACATGTTCGACCCGTCGGTGGACTTCTTCCAGGGCAAGAGCACGGCCGGCGTCTGGCGCAACCCGCCGGACACGTACGACCCGCGCGTCTGGGGTTACGACTACACCGAGACCAACGGCTGGAACATGGCGTTCCACGTCCCGCAGGACGGTCAGGGCCTGGCCAACCTGTACGGCGGCAAGGACGGCCTGGCGAAGAAGCTCGACAAGTTCTTCGACACCCCGGAGACGGCCACCTTCTACGGCTCCTACGGCGGCCCGATCCACGAGATGTACGAGGCCCGCGACGTCCGCATGGGCCAGTGGGGCTTCAGCAACCAGCCGTCGCACCACATCCCGTACATGTACGACTACGCGGGTCAGCCGTACAAGACGCAGAAGCTGGTTCGTGAGGCGATGTCCCGGCTCTACCTGGGCAGCGAGATCGGCCAGGGCTACCCGGGCGACGAGGACAACGGCGAGATGAGCGCGTGGCAGATCTTCAGCGCGCTCGGCTTCTACCCGCTCCAGATGGGCAGCCCGGAGTACGCCATCGGGTCGCCGCTGTTCACCAAGGCCACGGTCAACCTGGACAACGGCAAGAAGATCGTCGTCAACGCGAAGAACAACAGCCGTTCGAACGTCTACGTGCAGTCGCTGAAGGTCGACGGCAAGGCGTACAACTCGACGGCGCTGCCGCACTCGGTGATCGCGAACGGCGCGACGCTCGACTTCTCCATGGGCTCCGAGCCGTCGAGCTGGGGCACCGGGGACGACGCCGCACCGCCGTCGATCACCAAGGGCAGCGCGGTTCCCACCCCGCTGAAGGACCTGACCGGTCCGGGCCGCGGGACGTCGTCGGAGCCGGCCCTGGTCGACGACACCTCCACGACGGCGGCGACGTTCGCCACGGCCACGCCGAGCTGGCAGTACCAGTTCACCTCCGCGGGCGAGCAGGCCGACTACTACACCCTCACCTCGGGTGCGGTCGCCGGTGACGCCAAGGCATGGAAGCTGAAGGGCTCCTACGACGGCACGACCTGGACGACGATCGACGAGCGCAGCGACCAGACGTTCGACTGGCGGCTGCAGACCCGCCCGTTCAAGATCACGAGCCCGGGCCGGTACGCGTACTACCGCCTCGACGTCAGCGCCAACACCGGCGAGGCGAGCACGACACTCGCCGAGGTCGAGCTGCTCGGCATTCCGGCACCCGCCTGCACCACGACGATCTCCGACAAGGTTGCCGGCGCGGTGTCGGTGCGGTCCGGAGTCACCTGCATCAAGGCGGGCGCTCAGGTCACCGGCCTGATCTCGGTGTCGAAGGGCGCGTCGCTCTACGCCACCGGCGCCAACCTGCGGGCAGCGGTCACCGCGACCGGCGCCGGCACGGTCTCACTGCTGAACACCACGGTCGCGGGCCCGGTCACGGTGACCGGCTCCGGCCCGGTGAGCCTGGAGAACTCCACCCTCAAGAGTGCGGTCACCCTGCTCACCAACAAGAAGTCGACGGTGGTCGCGGACAACACGATCACCGGACCGCTCACCTGCTCCGGTAACAAGCCGGCGCCGGTGAACAACGGCCTCACGAACGCCGGCTCCGGCGTCCGGCTCGGCCAATGCGGCAAGCTCTGACCTGAGCTGCTCGCCTCAGCCGCCCCTTCCCGTCACTCGGGGAGGGGCGGCTGTGTCGTTCCCGGACGGCTAGCGTGGACCTCATGTCCGACGACACCAAGCTGTGGTCCGCGATCGCCGCGACCGACCTCTGCACCCTCGCCACCATCAAACGCGACGGCCGGCCCCAGCTGTCCGACGTGAACTACACGGCCGACACCCCCACCCGCGTCCTGCGCATCTCCACCCGCGAAACCCTCGCCAAGGTCCACAACCTGCGCCGCGACCCGCGCGGCAGCATCCGCGTCATCGGCCCGGGCGGCGGCGGATATGTCGCCGCCGAGGTCCGCGCGAGTTTCTCACCGCCGTCGGCCGACGAACACGACGCGACGGTCGAGGAACTGGTCGACATCTACCGCTCGATCCGCGGCGAGGACCACCCCGACTGGGACGACTACCGTCGCGCGATGGTCGCCGACGGCCGCATCGTCCTCACCCTCCACGTCGAACGCCTCTACGGCTGGGTGATGTGACCCATGGCCAGGATCAGGGACATCGTCGTCGACTGCGCATACGCCCCGGCCCTGGCCCGCTGGTGGGTGCAGGTCCTGGACGACTACGAGATCGCACCCTACGGCGAGAACGACCCGGACCCGGACGACGACCCGACGGTGCTGGTGCTGCCCGGCCCGGGCGGCGGCCCACGCCTCTGGTTCACCCAGGTGCCCGAACCCAAGACCGTCAAGGACCGCATCCACCTCGACCTGACGGCCGACGACCCGGTCGCCGAGCTGAAGCGCCTGACCGGACTGGGCGCCCGCTTCCTCTGGGAGACGGACGGGCTCACCGTGCTGGCGGACCCCGAGGACAACGAGTTCTGCCTGCTGAAAACCGACGACTAGTAGACCTCGATGCCGAGCTTTCCGTAAAGCTGCGCCATACGTTCCTCCAGCGGATCCTCGTCCGCATTCAGCAGCAGGGTGGCCGCCACGGCGAGACCGTCGTCGCGCTCCAGGACGGCGCTGAGCAGGTTCTCGAAGGTCTCGTAGTTCCGGTGGATGTCGGGGGTCCCGAGGGTGTGGAAGATCTGGCCCAAGCCCTCGTCGGTCAAGCCCGGCCCGTCCTCCAGAAGCTGTCGGATCAGGAGATCACGCTGGCGCGGGAGCTGGATGAGCTTGAAGGCCCAGGCGTACCGGCGAGCGCGTTCGTCCGGTGAGTGCGCATCGGCCGGCGCCAGGAGCAGCTCGAAGAACAGCGCGGCCTCGGAGACCAGGACCGGCTCATCGTCGAGCCGATGCAGGCGCGGTGTGCCCACGTGCTCCCAGTACGGCATCAGGTCGTAGAGGATCTCCCGCACGTCGTGGGCCGTCTGCACGAATGCCGACCGCCGCAGCGAACGCCCCATGCGGCTGTCGGCACGGACCGAGACGTCGGGCGCCAGGAGATGCGGGTGGTCGTCCGGTCTCACGGTCCATGGATGCGTATCGGGCGGCCACGGAACGGACTCGTAGACACCGACCGCGGCGCCGTCCTCGATGCGGACCGTCAGACGGGTCGGGTCCGCTGTCAGATCCCAGGCCACGCGGAGCGTCTGCCACATCCGCTTGCGGTCCTCCGGTTCGAGCTGGCTCTGCCAGAGCAACGCCTGCCGCCGCCAGTTGGTGACGACCGGCTCCCCGACCAGGTCGATCGCGTCGACCGGCCCGTCGCTCAGCAGCAGCACGAAGCAGACCAGGTTCGCCGAGAACGCCGCGTGGCGTACCGCCAGGGGTGTGCGCCGGGGCTCGTAGTCCTGGCCGGTCCAGGTCGGATGCGCGTACCCGGCGTCGGCCAGGAGCTCGAGGGCAAGTGCCCGGCAATCCTGTCGCTGCTGCGGATCCAGGTGGGCGAGCATCTCCCGGCACATCTCCCACAGCGGCGCACGGCGAGCGATGGTGACGAAGGAGGTGGCGGCGTACAGCGGGCCGGGATCGATGACACCCCGGCGGCGCCGCTGGTGGAGGCGTTCCTCCGCGAGGTCGACGAGGAGGGAGACGATGCGCCGGGCGGCGAGGAACTCACCGAAGGTGGCGTGCAGGAACTCGAAGCTGCGCTCCGGACCCGCGGTGTCACGGGTGGCCCGGGACTCGTGGATGAAGAAGAACCGGCCGACCATCAGCTGGCCCGCACCGAGGGCACGATGGGCCGAGGTGTCGTGGGCCCGGCGCAGGTCGGACTCCAGTAGCAGACGCGGGATGTCGTCGTTCAGCTCCGGCTCGAGGATCACGTCACTGCCCCGGTTCAGGATCGCGATCGCGATCGCGCCGAGCCGTCGCCATTCCACCTCGATCTCGTCCGCGTGCTGGTCCGCGGTGAGATCTCGGCTGTGCTTGCCGACCTCCCTGACGACGAAGTCGGTGAACAACCGCTCGTAGAGGTCGACCCGGCGCAGGTCGTCACCCGCGGTCTGGAGCGCGTTGGCACCGGCGTCGTAGAGCGCGAGCAGCAGCAGGAGCAGTGGTTGGACCGCGAGTTCACCGTGGGCCAGGGCGGCGGCCGGCGGTAAGGGCCGCAGGTCACGAGCCGCGAGCCCGGCAGCGTTGTGGGCGTTCCAGACCGCGAGCCAGGCGTTGATCTGCGTCTCGTCGAACGGTTCGAGACGCAGCACCACGGTGCTGTCCGGAATCCGCGCGCGGTCGGCGACGACGGTCCGGCTGGTGACGAGGACGGCCACCGGACGGTCCAGCTCCTGTTCACGACTCTGGAACCGGCGGATCTCCTCCAGATAATCGGCCCTGTTCATGCCGGTCGCCTGCAGCAGCTCGTCGAAGCCGTCGAGGATCACCACGGGCAGTGCCGGACCGGCCCGCCGGGTCAGGTCCGCCCAGGAGACGTGCTCGCCGAGCATCTGCAACAGCGCCTGCTCGATCTGCGACTGGATCGACGACTCGGCCGGCACGGTACGCAGCTCGACCCGGACGACCAGGAAGTCGGCCGGGGGCAGGCGGGCGGCCAGGATGCGGGTCATCGCGGACTTGCCGGAGCCGGGCTGGCCGAGCACCACGAGCGGACCCGTCACCGCGTCCGGCCCGGTCAGGTGGGCCAGCAGAAAACCATGGACGTCCTCCACCGTGACCGCCTGCTCCCACCAGCTCTCGGTGGCGGGGAGATCCTGCGGACCGGCCACCGCAACACGGCCGTGCGGATCGAGGTAACCCTCGCTCAGGGTCGGCAGCACGACGTGGGCCGGGGCGTACGCGGAGGTGATGATGGCGCGATCCAGCCCGGCCCGGTAGCGCTTACCTAGTCCGGCCAGAACGGCGTCGACAGTCGCACCGCCCGACACCGAACGCAGGTCGTCCAGCGCGTTCCGCAGCAGCGTGCGGGTCGCCTGGGCCTCGATCATCGCGGCCCAGACGGCAAACTCGGGCGCCTCGGTGGTCAGCCGCCGGTACGCCTCGATGTACCGGCGGACGGCGATCTTGCAGACCTCGTCCTCCAGACGCGCCGGCACCCTGTCCTCGAAAGCGCTCAGCCCGCTCAGGAACCCTCGCACCGCGACCGCTGCCGACCGGAAGTAGACCCGGAGGTCGGCGACCGTCGTCTCGAAAGGACGGTGCGGTGCGGGCATCGGGGGCGGCGTCTCGATCAGGATCTGCAGCAGATCCGCGTACCGCGCCCTGAGCGCGGTCGAAGTGATGACGGCGACCTGTTCCCCCGCGGTCAGATCCGCATCGGGCAGGACAGCGTCCACAGCTTCGTAGAACGCGGTCACCACGACGACGGCGTGCGCCGCCTCGAGTCTCAGAGTGCGGTCGAAGCGGCGAACGCCGGTGACCCGCTCCCGCAGACCGGTGACGGCCTCGTTGCCCCACCTGATGACCTCACCGCGCAGGGCGAAAAAGTCGACGTCAGCCAAGGAACCCGCAGTGAGGGCGGCGGTTGCGCCACCGCTCACCCCACTGAGGACCTTGATGACGGCGTTGTTGTGGACGCCCAGGAGACGGGCGGCGTCGGCGTAGCTGAGAGGCCGGGAACCCATCTCACGGACCGTAGCGCAACGGTCAGGACAGAGTCACGGCGTACAGGTAGAGGCGAGGGTCGTTCGGGAGGGTGATCGAGCGGATCTGTTTGCCCTGGGTGACCGGGAGGTCGAGGCCGAAGAGGCTGACCGGCGGGCCGTCGACACCCTGGCCGGCCTTGATCCGGTGGGACATCGACAGGACGGCCGTGGTGCCGGCCGAGGCTGTGCCGCACCAGTCCGCGACGGTCACGGTGGCGGCGGCGGAGGTGCCGTCGGTGTAGCCGATGGTCAGGGCGGCGGTGACCGGGCCGTTGTGGGTGGTGGCGACCAGGTTGACCGCCGGGTGGTTGCCGGGTGGGAGGAGCAGGGACTGGCCGCGGGACTGGACGAAGTTCTTGGCCGTGCCCGTGGGGTCCGGGGCCTGGTAGGGGACGTCGCCCCAGGTGACCGGGCCGGCTGCGGGGAGCAGGTCGGCGTCGTAGCTCCAGCCGCCGCCGTCGAAGTTGCCCTCGGTGGTGGCGGCGACCGTGGCGGTGCCGTCGGTGGTGCGTTCGGTGCCGAGGTCGACGAGGCAGGCGGTGCCGGCGGTGGAGGCGCACGTGACCGGTTCGCGGACGGTGATGGTGACGGTGCGTTTCACCGTTTCGGTGCCGGTCGCCGAGACCGACACGTCGACCTGGTACGTGCCTGCGGGCGTACCGGCGGGGGCCTCGACGGTGACCTTGGCGGTCGTGCCGACCGGGAGGTGCCGGGTGAGCAGGAGGGTCGGGACGCGGGGGGCGACCGTGACCTTCCAGCCGGCCGGGGCCTGGGCGGTCACGCGGGGTGCGATCGCGAGGGGCGCCTGGCCGACGACGTCGACCTCGAAGGCCGCCTTCTGTGCGGTGGCCGACCCGGCGGCCAGAGCCGCGCTGGCCGGGCGGACCGAGGCGTCGACGTGGGTGCGGTTGTCCGCCGGGGCCTTGTTGTTGACCGACGGCGGCTGGGCCAGGAGTGACGTGCCCCAGCCGGACGGGCTGGTGCCGAGCGTGTGGGAGAGCGTGCCGCCGCGGGCGACCGCCGACCAGTCGAGCCAGCTCTTGGCGACCGGTACGCCGTTGAGCCGGACGCGCTGGATGTAGCGGTTGGCGTCCGAGGCGCCCGGTGCGTCGATCACGAGCCGCTTGGTGCCGACCTTGACCGTGGCCCGGGGGAACTGCGGGCTGGACACCGCCAGGAAGTTGGCGCCGCTCATCGTCGGGTAGAGGCCCAGGGACGAGAAGACGTACCAGGCGCTCATCGTGCCGAGGTCGTCGTTGCCGGTCATGCCGTCGGGGCCGGTGGTGAAGAGCGTCATCGCGGCCCGGACGACCGTTGCGGTCTTCGCCGGGTCACCCGCCCAGTGATACATGTACGGCGCCAGCAGGTCAGGCTCGTTGTTGGGGTTGTACGTGGACTTGGCGTAGTAGTCGTAGGGGCTGGCGATCCAGTCGGTGCGCGCGGTGCCGGCGGGGTCGGTGAGCAGCTTGTCGTAGACGAAGAAGTCGTCGAGGCGCTTCTCGGTGGCCTTGCGCCCACCCATCAGCTGGACCAGTCCGGCCGGGTCC
Protein-coding regions in this window:
- a CDS encoding sensor histidine kinase, whose product is MPQSLPWVAATLTLVGVPAGLAITGGNVQGVMTACLAIALALLMFAVRRWPLTVLVVSVLSVIAFRTSVLIGTGWAWPATAAFVALALAGRIRTAVVAGAITIAYGFVWDWVVEQKSTDWVLGHVGGETLFLAAVIAAAVAYRNTRRWQDEVAARLQQSLHEQELEALRRRAEERVGIARDLHDVVSHTLAVVGVHLNVALDAFDDEPGEARDALRLAQDVRGRAMTDLKSLVDVLREGDRIATPAAGLEGLAGLADQVRAAGVDVTVTELGDRSEVPAPVATAVYRVVQESLTNTVRHAGATRVAVSLHYTAVNVTVEVTDDGGGKTTTTEGHGIMGMRERVAALGGALTAGPGPGGGFTVRALIPIAA
- a CDS encoding response regulator, coding for MPVTVLLADDQHLVRAGFRSLLKRDREIVVAGEASTGDEAVRTARALRPDIVLMDIRMPGLDGIEATRQIMADPELRDCRVIILTTFETDEYVFAALEAGASGFLTKEVEPEGLRHAVRVVAAGEALLSPSVTRRVVKQFAHRPAAVPGGGGERLAALTAREREVVQLVATGLSNEDIARELVISPLTAKTHITRAITKLGVRDRVQLVILAYEEGLVGGSSGAGPG
- a CDS encoding GH92 family glycosyl hydrolase is translated as MATAASVATGGSALAAAAESFTSSFETGEPQPTWTDTVDADAGSEGVDGTVVVGMPGSLRSHVTAIAVNAQPNSSEGANNLNDGDSATKWLVDTPTSWAQYTLDAPAEVIKYALTSANDSPERDPRDWTLQGSTDGETWTTVDTQTGQTFTERFQTKTYTVADPASFPIYRLNITGHPSGNLTQLAELELADANVTAPPTGPMQSRLGNGPASSPTAKAGVGYTGLKAFQIAGRHTAEGRGYSNNKVFDVDVAVTDRTELSYLVFPEFNREDLSNPATYTAVDLAFTDGTYLSDLKALDQNGIVVSAPAQGASKTLYTAQWNKRTSLIGSVAAGKTIDRILVSYDKPSGPTTFRSWFDDISIAEVAPVKPKAHLSEYAETRRGTQSSGDFSRGNNFPATAVPHGFNFWTPVTNAGTTSWLYEYHRANNAANRPTLQAFSTSHEPSPWMGDRQTFQVMPSAAAGVPDANRANRALAFGHENEVAKPYYYGVTFDNGLKTEFAPTDHAALFQFTFTGDSSNLILDNVNNNAGLTIDAANNAVSGWSDVNSGGLSAGFTRMFMYATVDAPIASSGSLASGNRPSTGYLKFDTTTNKTVQMRIATSLISVAQAKKNLDLEIAADATLASVRDKAQSLWDAKMHTVEVEGASEDQLTTLYSNLYRLFLYPNSAYENTGTNEAPVYRHTVQSAVTSPGSTPTETGAPIKDGKVYVNNGFWDTYRTTWPAYSLLTPKEAGEMVDGFVQQYRDGGWISRWSSPGYANLMVGTSSDVAFADAYLKGVPGIDAETAYLAALKNATVTPPNQNVGRKGLSSSIFKGYTPSDATGEAMSWAMDGYINDFGIANMAEALAKKGGPKAKDYAEQAEYFRNRALNYVNMFDPSVDFFQGKSTAGVWRNPPDTYDPRVWGYDYTETNGWNMAFHVPQDGQGLANLYGGKDGLAKKLDKFFDTPETATFYGSYGGPIHEMYEARDVRMGQWGFSNQPSHHIPYMYDYAGQPYKTQKLVREAMSRLYLGSEIGQGYPGDEDNGEMSAWQIFSALGFYPLQMGSPEYAIGSPLFTKATVNLDNGKKIVVNAKNNSRSNVYVQSLKVDGKAYNSTALPHSVIANGATLDFSMGSEPSSWGTGDDAAPPSITKGSAVPTPLKDLTGPGRGTSSEPALVDDTSTTAATFATATPSWQYQFTSAGEQADYYTLTSGAVAGDAKAWKLKGSYDGTTWTTIDERSDQTFDWRLQTRPFKITSPGRYAYYRLDVSANTGEASTTLAEVELLGIPAPACTTTISDKVAGAVSVRSGVTCIKAGAQVTGLISVSKGASLYATGANLRAAVTATGAGTVSLLNTTVAGPVTVTGSGPVSLENSTLKSAVTLLTNKKSTVVADNTITGPLTCSGNKPAPVNNGLTNAGSGVRLGQCGKL
- a CDS encoding PPOX class F420-dependent oxidoreductase — its product is MSDDTKLWSAIAATDLCTLATIKRDGRPQLSDVNYTADTPTRVLRISTRETLAKVHNLRRDPRGSIRVIGPGGGGYVAAEVRASFSPPSADEHDATVEELVDIYRSIRGEDHPDWDDYRRAMVADGRIVLTLHVERLYGWVM